The Manihot esculenta cultivar AM560-2 chromosome 1, M.esculenta_v8, whole genome shotgun sequence genome has a window encoding:
- the LOC110628686 gene encoding primary amine oxidase codes for MESRKFFRFLFILLCGALVLFFTWIHIPYAPPPSTTEFLDCATNSPWCTSRNRFLSKKPPTINILKKPPRQTRHHHESDVPHHPLDPLTIRELNKVRTILSSHHLFKSSPFALHSVVLEEPDKPLVLRWRKGDPMLSRKAAVVARVSGQSHVLTVDIDTSEVNVQETNPLSGYPTMTIEDMTSSTWAPLSNGDFNRTIIERGVDLKDLACLPISLGWYGAREENRRLIKVQCYSMEGTANFYMRPIEGLTVLLDLDTKQVVEIADKGKTIPIPKAANTDYRYSAQGVDQQKKLINPISIEQPKGPSFTVEDEHMVKWANWEFHLKPDPRAGVIISRARVQDPDTGEVRNVMYKGLTSELFVPYMDPTDAWYFKTYMDAGEYGFGLQAMPLDPLNDCPRNAYYMDGVFAAGDGSPYVRSNMICVFESYAGDIGWRHAESPITGMGIREVRPKVTLVVRMAASVANYDYIVDWEFQTDGLIRIKVGLSGILMVKGTSYVNMNQVPGQENLYGTLLSENVIGVIHDHFITFYLDMDIDGSDNSFVKVNLQRKQTSPGESPRRSYLKATRNVAKTEKDAQIQLKLYEPSEFHVINPTKKTRVGNPVGYKVVPGGTAASLLDHDDPPQKRGAFTNNQIWVTPYNRTEEWAGGLYVYQSQGEDTLAVWSERDRPIENKDIVVWYTLGFHHIPCQEDFPIMPTVSSSFDLKPVNFFESNPILRFPPNLEEDLPVCKPSDSA; via the exons ATGGAATCCAGAAAATTTTTTCGCTTCCTCTTCATCTTGCTGTGTGGAGCTCTTGTCTTATTCTTCACCTGGATTCATATCCCATACGCTCCACCACCAAGCACCACCGAATTCCTCGACTGCGCCACCAACTCTCCTTGGTGCACCTCCAGAAATCGCTTCCTATCTAAGAAACCACCCACCATCAATATTCTCAAGAAACCCCCAAGACAGACGCGCCACCATCATGAGTCAGACGTCCCCCACCACCCTCTGGATCCCCTTACCATTCGAGAACTCAACAAAGTCCGTACAATCCTATCCTCGCACCACCTCTTCAAGTCATCTCCCTTTGCTCTACACTCCGTAGTCTTGGAAGAGCCCGACAAGCCACTTGTTCTCAGATGGCGAAAGGGGGACCCCATGTTATCCAGAAAGGCTGCCGTCGTGGCACGTGTGAGCGGCCAGTCACACGTGCTAACGGTGGATATAGATACCAGCGAGGTTAACGTACAAGAAACCAATCCGCTTTCCGGGTACCCAACGATGACGATAGAGGACATGACTTCATCCACGTGGGCCCCACTGTCGAACGGTGATTTCAACCGTACGATCATCGAGCGTGGAGTAGATCTGAAGGACCTGGCTTGCTTACCCATCTCCTTAGGTTGGTATGGTGCGAGGGAAGAGAACAGGAGATTAATTAAGGTACAGTGCTATTCTATGGAGGGCACTGCAAACTTCTACATGAGGCCAATAGAAGGGTTGACTGTGCTGCTTGATTTGGACACTAAACAAGTAGTGGAGATAGCAGATAAAGGGAAGACCATACCCATACCAAAGGCCGCCAACACAGATTATCGCTACTCAGCTCAGGGCGTCGATCAACAGAAGAAACTGATCAATCCGATTTCCATAGAGCAACCAAAAGGGCCTAGCTTTACTGTGGAAGATGAGCACATGGTGAAATGGGCAAACTGGGAATTTCATCTCAAACCCGACCCGAGAGCTGGGGTGATCATTTCTCGCGCTAGAGTCCAGGACCCGGATACTGGGGAGGTGAGAAATGTTATGTACAAAGGCCTGACTTCGGAGTTATTTGTGCCTTACATGGACCCTACAGATGCATGGTACTTTAAGACTTACATGGATGCGGGTGAATACGGGTTCGGGTTGCAGGCCATGCCGCTTGACCCACTTAATGATTGTCCGCGAAATGCGTATTACATGGACGGAGTGTTTGCCGCCGGTGATGGATCTCCATACGTCCGATCAAACATGATCTGTGTGTTCGAGAGTTATGCTGGTGATATCGGGTGGCGGCACGCTGAGAGTCCGATTACGGGTATGGGG ATTAGGGAAGTAAGGCCAAAGGTGACGCTTGTGGTTAGAATGGCAGCATCAGTGGCTAACTATGATTACATCGTTGATTGGGAGTTCCAGACTGATGGGCTAATCAGAATCAAG GTAGGACTTAGTGGGATTCTGATGGTGAAAGGCACCTCATACGTGAACATGAACCAAGTGCCAGGCCAAGAAAATCTCTACGGCACACTGTTATCAGAAAACGTCATCGGTGTCATCCATGACCACTTCATCACGTTTTACCTTGACATGGACATCGACGGATCTGATAATTCCTTCGTAAAAGTAAATCTTCAAAGGAAACAGACCTCTCCTGGAGAATCCCCAAGGAGAAGTTACTTAAAAGCTACAAGAAACGTTGCAAAGACAGAGAAAGATGCACAGATTCAGCTCAAACTTTACGAACCATCCGAGTTCCATGTGATCAACCCGACTAAAAAGACACGGGTAGGGAACCCTGTGGGGTATAAGGTGGTTCCCGGCGGCACGGCTGCTAGCTTGCTTGATCATGATGATCCGCCACAGAAACGGGGAGCATttacaaataatcaaatatgGGTCACCCCATATAATCGGACCGAGGAATGGGCGGGTGGGTTATATGTTTACCAGAGTCAAGGTGAAGACACTCTCGCAGTATGGTCTGAAAG GGACCGTCCGATTGAGAACAAGGACATTGTGGTGTGGTACACGTTAGGCTTTCATCACATACCATGTCAGGAAGATTTCCCTATAATGCCAACAGTATCGTCGAGCTTTGATCTGAAGCCTGTCAATTTCTTTGAAAGCAACCCTATTCTTCGGTTCCCACCTAATCTTGAGGAAGATTTGCCTGTTTGTAAGCCTTCAGACAGTGCTTGA